GGACTGAGCTGGTTATTGACGGTGGCAAGTGTATCTAATAGGTCGCACGAATGTCGTAAGGATATTGAACTTTGCTTGTTTTCACGCAGAATCGGGCTTCCGAGTGCTGTTCCTGACTCTTTCTTGTAAGGAAAGTAGTGTGTGGTTATAAGGATGATGTCTTCTGTGAGTCAAAACTGAGTCAAGTACGAATGAGGTTGCGTCCCGTGACTTGccctctttccttctttaaACGCAACATCGTCCCTCGTGTtgtctcttctttccctcgatttttttttttctctccatCAACAATCTATCAATCTACTGAATCGAACACTTTCTGAATCGAGCACTTTTATCACACTTACTCGGGGAGACAATGTACTATAATCGCCCGCCAATCCCATGTGGATGTCGCTACTTCGACAATAGCCACGGCGGTTGGGTTCCTGGCGATACTTCCCCGAGGTCTCTCTGCAGGCCTACGCAACGATCTGTCCTCCATCTCCCGGACAGTCCTGACCCAGACCTTCACCAACCCCTCGAGTACACCTCTCAAAGGAGTCTCGTACACTTTTCCATTATATGACGGTGTCAGCGTCGTGGACTACATCTGCCAAGTTGGCGACCGAGTCCTCTACAGTCAGGTCAAATTCAAGGAACAAGCCAATAAAGACTATACCGAAGCCGTATCCCAGGGTCGACAGGCAAGTGTTCTCGACTACAGCGCCAGGGACGTCCTAAATGTCCGGCTGGGGAATGTCAAGGTGGGTGAACAGGTGGTCGTCGAGATTACGTTCCTTAGCTATCTCAAGCAGGATGCTCAGGCGGATGGTGTTCGCTACACGTTTCCGAATATCCTAGCCCCGCGGTATGGTAGCCTGAATGACAACCCGGCATTTTGGTCGCGGTTTGGAAACCAGGCACAAAACCAAAGCATATCCATCACCGTGGATGTCCTCATAGAAAAGCCTTAGGGTAATCTGCGACATCGAGTCTTTCAGTCACCTGATCAAAGTCTCGCTTAGTTGTATGTCTACTGAGAGCAGTTCAGTCTTTGAAT
This sequence is a window from Aspergillus chevalieri M1 DNA, chromosome 5, nearly complete sequence. Protein-coding genes within it:
- a CDS encoding uncharacterized protein (COG:S;~EggNog:ENOG410PJYP;~InterPro:IPR013694;~PFAM:PF13757,PF08487), whose amino-acid sequence is MMSSHFYHTYSGRQCTIIARQSHVDVATSTIATAVGFLAILPRGLSAGLRNDLSSISRTVLTQTFTNPSSTPLKGVSYTFPLYDGVSVVDYICQVGDRVLYSQVKFKEQANKDYTEAVSQGRQASVLDYSARDVLNVRLGNVKVGEQVVVEITFLSYLKQDAQADGVRYTFPNILAPRYGSLNDNPAFWSRFGNQAQNQSISITVDVLIEKP